A single Parabacteroides timonensis DNA region contains:
- a CDS encoding fimbrillin family protein — translation MKKENKYIVQSALLLLSLLIWGLPGCSDSGGQLLQPGEQKLVLRAFSEKLSGEVSFADSVFFAKGNESGKYTDIWKARVKADGSTSLVEPKYYPSDNSRIYLRGFAPEGQSVGDGRIAWTIDGRQDLLVTDEQNGSLTDMFWQEGKSFRFTHLLSQLRFQFRCDEAGKDKGWKLFGLVAEGVQCDAVLSLPDKGLTFSGKQKALIVLDRMAGGECLPLDTDWVDVSEMVMIQPGVAVGLTVILEDRAGNLTRFERLPVSFHETDGFPLSGTSYLLSVVLRADGACSLAAQVSEWKRGNNGTGIID, via the coding sequence ATGAAGAAAGAAAACAAATATATCGTGCAATCAGCTTTGCTGCTACTGTCTCTTCTTATTTGGGGGCTGCCGGGCTGTTCGGATAGTGGCGGACAACTTTTGCAGCCTGGCGAACAAAAGCTAGTGCTTCGTGCCTTTTCGGAGAAGCTATCGGGCGAGGTTTCTTTTGCCGACTCTGTATTTTTTGCCAAAGGCAATGAATCGGGTAAGTATACGGATATATGGAAAGCCCGGGTAAAAGCGGATGGGAGCACGAGCCTGGTGGAACCGAAATATTATCCTTCGGACAACAGCCGTATTTACCTGCGCGGCTTTGCTCCCGAAGGTCAGTCAGTGGGTGACGGCCGGATTGCCTGGACGATCGACGGTCGGCAGGATTTGCTGGTGACTGACGAACAAAACGGCTCCCTGACGGATATGTTTTGGCAGGAAGGAAAGTCGTTCCGGTTTACGCATCTGCTGAGTCAGTTACGTTTTCAATTCCGGTGTGACGAGGCAGGGAAAGATAAAGGGTGGAAACTTTTCGGCCTTGTGGCGGAAGGGGTACAATGCGATGCTGTATTGTCGCTGCCGGATAAAGGGTTGACTTTCTCCGGCAAACAAAAGGCGTTGATCGTCCTTGACCGGATGGCCGGCGGCGAGTGTCTGCCGCTGGATACCGATTGGGTAGACGTGTCGGAAATGGTCATGATACAGCCAGGTGTTGCGGTAGGCCTGACGGTAATACTGGAAGACCGTGCAGGCAATCTGACGCGGTTCGAGCGGTTGCCGGTATCGTTCCATGAAACGGATGGTTTTCCGCTATCCGGTACTTCTTATCTGCTGTCGGTCGTGCTTCGTGCCGATGGCGCCTGTTCCCTGGCGGCACAGGTGTCGGAGTGGAAGAGAGGGAATAACGGAACGGGAATTATCGATTGA
- a CDS encoding BF2992 family fimbrillin-A clan protein, whose protein sequence is MKRNRMQLYLIRLLAGGLLAGCTAGPVEEIVPEESRPVAISFGKPDLGVPELLTRAGEEVTPLPTLLPEGTTVRIGAYFTGYVGEKLQEASFSTTAPSFEATYVVGADGTLIPCCVDGNGKKIDGEAKGLTVRGGVYDFYAVSPARPLQEGNDGYYKITGIPHKEDVMTSFVRGVAVTKDSRQVTLGTFSRKCVQVVFNVAPSPENALPFDKLYGTGLVIKKISSSAADLIAGSDTGISPTGGAAGLEAQVVFTAEEFEKVEPESDPDGCGLNKTKGVVLPKNSLPFDVEITVVRDNETATLKATIDKNISFDEGKRYIFTLEVKNNESSLLMKVLEWNAIAFRDDNVGGPDSPYPDPDINEGIGTTITVATWKVINWSDMNVGGG, encoded by the coding sequence ATGAAACGGAATCGAATGCAGTTATATCTGATCAGGCTACTGGCCGGTGGTCTGCTGGCGGGGTGTACGGCAGGCCCGGTGGAGGAGATCGTGCCGGAAGAGAGCCGACCGGTAGCAATCAGCTTCGGTAAACCTGACCTGGGCGTGCCTGAACTCCTGACTCGTGCGGGGGAGGAGGTTACTCCGTTGCCAACCCTTCTGCCTGAGGGAACTACCGTGCGTATCGGTGCTTATTTTACCGGTTATGTGGGAGAAAAGTTGCAGGAAGCTTCTTTTTCTACGACCGCCCCTTCGTTTGAAGCGACCTATGTGGTAGGAGCCGACGGCACTTTGATCCCCTGCTGTGTGGATGGAAACGGGAAAAAGATAGACGGCGAGGCCAAAGGGCTAACCGTGAGGGGAGGGGTATACGATTTCTATGCTGTCTCTCCGGCGCGTCCGCTACAGGAGGGGAACGACGGCTATTATAAAATAACCGGCATTCCGCATAAGGAAGATGTGATGACCTCTTTTGTGCGGGGGGTAGCGGTGACGAAGGACTCCCGTCAGGTAACACTCGGTACGTTCAGCCGGAAATGTGTGCAGGTGGTCTTTAATGTTGCTCCTTCGCCGGAGAATGCTCTTCCTTTCGATAAGCTGTACGGAACTGGCTTAGTGATCAAAAAGATTTCTTCTTCTGCTGCCGATCTGATAGCCGGTAGCGACACCGGGATTTCTCCTACAGGGGGAGCTGCCGGGCTGGAAGCACAGGTAGTCTTTACCGCAGAGGAGTTTGAAAAAGTGGAGCCGGAATCCGATCCGGATGGTTGTGGCCTGAATAAAACAAAAGGTGTTGTCCTGCCTAAAAACAGCTTGCCTTTCGATGTCGAAATTACGGTAGTAAGAGATAATGAAACAGCCACGCTGAAGGCGACGATCGACAAGAATATCTCTTTCGACGAAGGTAAACGTTACATCTTTACCCTCGAGGTAAAGAATAATGAAAGTAGTTTATTGATGAAGGTGCTGGAATGGAATGCAATCGCTTTTAGAGACGACAATGTGGGAGGCCCGGATAGCCCGTACCCCGATCCCGATATTAACGAAGGGATCGGAACGACTATAACGGTAGCCACCTGGAAAGTTATAAACTGGAGCGATATGAATGTAGGTGGAGGTTGA
- a CDS encoding fimbrillin family protein — MRTNKFLVMSMLVTALLCSCSNEEEPATAGQGEAMQVSAGIGEATRAVIDAGYGSDLAVSFARLDNPESNTDWTTPAIDATRLGGGGNTSVTFATAQTYMAANGQSTLIGYYPQAALSGKNNPTVSYTITGDEDIMATEVQTGAANAKFTPFTFQHLLTQLQFKCSGSAEAVKKWTKVSSITVKNVYNTLSLSLDKTSGATLATTGSANTSLSVIGCPEEVSGPDATDPKTGYLMIYPVADMGTESAAINLEVKATYNGAEKTLQVPITNISGGAQKGQSHLITLNFTIDGEITIEAGIAEWQPGNGGSSTITPGA, encoded by the coding sequence ATGAGAACGAACAAGTTTTTAGTAATGAGTATGTTGGTTACGGCTCTTTTGTGCAGTTGTTCCAACGAAGAAGAACCGGCAACTGCCGGTCAGGGAGAAGCGATGCAGGTAAGTGCCGGTATCGGAGAGGCTACCCGTGCGGTGATCGACGCCGGTTATGGCAGTGACTTGGCCGTATCGTTTGCCCGGTTGGATAACCCGGAATCGAATACGGATTGGACTACACCGGCTATCGATGCCACCCGTCTTGGCGGTGGCGGTAATACCTCCGTTACCTTTGCAACGGCACAGACGTATATGGCGGCCAATGGTCAGTCGACTCTGATCGGTTATTATCCGCAGGCTGCCCTGAGTGGGAAAAACAATCCGACAGTTTCGTACACTATTACAGGCGACGAAGATATTATGGCGACAGAAGTGCAGACCGGGGCTGCTAACGCCAAGTTTACCCCGTTCACCTTTCAGCACCTGCTTACCCAGTTGCAATTCAAATGTTCCGGTTCGGCGGAAGCAGTTAAGAAATGGACAAAAGTTTCATCTATTACGGTAAAGAACGTATATAACACGCTGTCGTTGTCGCTCGATAAAACAAGCGGAGCAACGCTAGCGACAACAGGTTCGGCCAACACCAGCCTGAGCGTGATCGGTTGTCCGGAAGAGGTATCCGGTCCCGATGCTACTGATCCGAAGACCGGTTATCTGATGATTTATCCGGTAGCGGATATGGGTACGGAGTCTGCCGCTATCAATCTGGAAGTAAAGGCAACTTATAATGGAGCTGAGAAAACATTGCAGGTTCCCATCACTAACATCAGCGGAGGAGCACAGAAAGGACAGTCTCACCTGATCACCCTCAATTTCACGATCGACGGCGAAATCACCATCGAAGCAGGCATTGCCGAATGGCAGCCGGGCAACGGAGGCAGTTCAACGATCACTCCCGGAGCATAA
- a CDS encoding fimbrillin family protein → MKKSMTMGAMAIALLTAISCSETETDLIIDSGDGDQVALGITPNLKVDAGTKAATKSVVSGEALTYDISKYVEADYAPGLGVLITNKDANDWYTPDGSEYTGHHVWYMGTDKGAGWISIKEKKNTFADTKEVPYYLTKEVGKVYAYYPYDASITTSLPSISAEADLKIPVTILASGTIDAATNNAKKYWKDGAWAATPKTDQINLSLATEKDYLYFAAENGRYVNNGRAAGQTPVKPEDEPNNTSDANPGYKINLDMKHAMAMVTFRVYDGGKLSDKNVNFTKFQIKNTDSSTDKFFKMGTAYMSLVDGTITPNSLTDGDISRTITDYILMRQVEADATESQYDFKVNGSTLNAKVVCKTVSAIVYPTAAFGDDDIQVIITLKEGGNDDMVFPVTLPANEWLANNNYIYTLSAGRNKLTVMDVTVEAWNEDEQPEIPL, encoded by the coding sequence ATGAAAAAGAGTATGACAATGGGGGCTATGGCTATAGCCCTGCTGACAGCAATAAGCTGTTCGGAGACAGAAACAGATTTAATTATCGACTCAGGCGATGGCGATCAGGTAGCCTTGGGTATCACACCTAATCTGAAAGTGGATGCCGGCACCAAGGCTGCAACCAAATCGGTGGTAAGCGGAGAGGCTCTTACTTACGATATCTCGAAATATGTCGAGGCCGATTATGCACCCGGATTAGGTGTCCTGATAACCAACAAAGATGCAAACGACTGGTATACGCCTGATGGTTCGGAATACACCGGCCACCATGTGTGGTATATGGGAACAGATAAAGGAGCCGGCTGGATTTCCATAAAGGAGAAAAAAAATACTTTTGCCGATACTAAGGAAGTCCCTTATTATCTGACCAAGGAAGTAGGAAAGGTCTATGCTTATTATCCTTATGATGCTTCTATAACGACTAGTCTTCCAAGTATATCAGCAGAAGCTGATCTGAAAATCCCGGTAACCATTCTGGCTAGCGGAACGATAGATGCTGCAACTAACAATGCGAAGAAATACTGGAAGGATGGTGCATGGGCAGCTACTCCCAAAACCGACCAGATAAACCTTTCTCTGGCAACGGAAAAAGATTACCTGTATTTTGCCGCTGAAAACGGTCGTTATGTAAATAACGGACGTGCTGCCGGACAAACACCGGTCAAGCCGGAAGATGAACCGAATAATACGAGTGATGCCAACCCCGGTTATAAGATCAATCTGGATATGAAGCATGCTATGGCGATGGTTACTTTCCGTGTGTATGACGGTGGTAAACTGAGTGATAAAAATGTGAACTTCACGAAGTTCCAGATCAAAAATACAGATAGCAGTACAGATAAATTCTTCAAGATGGGTACTGCTTATATGTCGTTGGTCGACGGAACGATAACACCCAACTCACTGACCGACGGTGATATCAGTCGTACGATCACCGACTATATCCTGATGAGACAGGTAGAAGCCGACGCTACGGAAAGTCAATATGATTTTAAAGTGAATGGCTCTACCTTAAATGCGAAGGTCGTATGCAAGACGGTCAGTGCTATTGTGTATCCGACCGCTGCTTTCGGTGATGACGATATCCAGGTGATCATAACCCTGAAAGAAGGAGGTAATGATGATATGGTATTTCCTGTTACCCTGCCTGCCAATGAATGGTTAGCCAACAATAACTACATCTATACGCTTTCTGCCGGCCGCAACAAGCTGACGGTTATGGATGTGACTGTTGAAGCCTGGAATGAGGACGAACAGCCCGAAATCCCTCTGTAA
- a CDS encoding DUF5119 domain-containing protein, with translation MKKQRNSRILAWVVFGVCAVVMPACVYHAPDEDWERNGKVRLNLDWQTRSSYPTAMTYYFYKDGTGRPEVRMGSASGYEGTLPAGQYKVVVCNTDCNNVVLEMDNGYEQACGKVRQVSALKSSSVHIAQPGNLYGTGCHLIDVGGEETVVEELYPASLVKTLELNIKVTGSEDIRLTGLSGRLTGVSAQVHIPSGKALFDTPAFMAFEPEAANPGIYTSSLNLFGLSDGGEEGDPVELYLALTLKDGKEVTSFTDITGEVGKAFEQSISAHVVLDLEIAYDEINGATITLSGWKEGSGEAGN, from the coding sequence ATGAAAAAACAGAGAAACAGCAGAATATTGGCCTGGGTGGTATTTGGGGTATGTGCCGTTGTTATGCCGGCATGTGTTTATCATGCCCCCGACGAAGACTGGGAGAGAAATGGCAAGGTGCGTCTGAACCTCGACTGGCAGACGCGGAGCAGTTATCCGACGGCCATGACCTACTATTTTTATAAAGACGGTACTGGGCGTCCGGAAGTTCGCATGGGAAGTGCTTCAGGCTACGAAGGTACGCTGCCGGCGGGACAATATAAAGTCGTGGTATGTAACACCGATTGTAATAATGTCGTATTGGAAATGGACAATGGGTATGAACAGGCTTGCGGCAAGGTCCGGCAGGTTTCCGCTTTGAAATCGTCTTCCGTACATATAGCCCAGCCCGGTAATTTGTATGGTACAGGATGCCATTTGATCGATGTCGGCGGCGAGGAAACAGTAGTAGAGGAATTGTATCCCGCCAGTCTGGTAAAAACACTCGAATTGAATATTAAAGTGACGGGTAGTGAAGATATCCGGCTGACCGGGCTTTCCGGTCGGCTGACAGGTGTATCGGCACAGGTGCATATCCCCAGTGGAAAGGCTTTGTTCGATACGCCGGCTTTTATGGCATTCGAGCCTGAAGCGGCTAATCCGGGAATATACACTTCTTCTCTTAATCTGTTCGGCCTGTCTGACGGAGGAGAGGAGGGCGATCCGGTCGAACTTTACCTGGCGCTTACTCTGAAAGACGGAAAAGAGGTCACTTCGTTTACGGATATAACCGGGGAAGTGGGTAAGGCATTCGAGCAAAGCATATCGGCTCATGTCGTACTCGACCTGGAGATCGCGTATGATGAGATAAACGGTGCAACAATCACCCTGTCCGGCTGGAAAGAAGGTTCCGGCGAAGCGGGGAATTAG
- a CDS encoding DUF3575 domain-containing protein, with protein sequence MEIMRTALCLFILSTFFLPGTNAQTTSYIKAESFLFSFKENNDMFLADYGDNAYQLERMGQQLPVSRNRLLAGSCHLLIISHVNAYDCEEDAVINEASLRANRIRAYLKTRLDIPAECVAFYIDRSGSYRDRVHVYLVESPLPWFANTAIRYSESRYPKAVREALSKYGAIPYVDLFRRSEAGGYDREVYRIDDPLFDRSELEDYRLASVVNTLDTHSTTITTRETVRTIKKKRQVQELIPEEIVTEENEPEIAAVRQPVSRSDAAPVLMAVKTNLLPWCTVAPSILLGTGDVKMQTGSFMPNVELEWYFSKRWSVAVSGMYSDFSYKDKTRDRWSVSEISVEPRVWPLRSGEFNWLSTGLFGEYGDFDVRGSDIDPDKEVLYGRTGRFWTMGASINCLIPLGKGFCVEGSVRTGYRSTFDGKKYRYDKIDDKNYLETRFSSTGFMVGLKVSLVYRFQIR encoded by the coding sequence ATGGAAATAATGAGAACTGCGCTTTGCCTGTTCATACTTTCTACGTTTTTCTTGCCGGGAACGAATGCCCAAACTACCTCCTATATTAAAGCAGAATCTTTTTTATTTTCCTTTAAAGAAAATAATGATATGTTTCTTGCCGATTATGGTGACAATGCCTACCAGTTGGAACGGATGGGACAGCAGTTGCCTGTTTCCCGTAATCGTTTGTTGGCCGGAAGTTGTCATTTATTGATAATCTCTCATGTGAATGCCTATGACTGTGAAGAGGACGCTGTGATCAATGAAGCCTCCCTTCGTGCCAATCGTATCCGTGCCTATCTGAAAACCCGGTTGGATATTCCTGCCGAATGTGTGGCTTTTTATATCGATCGAAGCGGAAGTTATCGTGACCGGGTACATGTCTACCTGGTGGAATCGCCGCTTCCCTGGTTTGCCAATACTGCTATCCGGTATAGCGAGAGTCGTTATCCGAAAGCTGTCAGGGAGGCCTTGTCAAAATATGGAGCTATCCCTTACGTCGATTTGTTTCGTCGTAGTGAAGCCGGTGGTTATGATCGTGAGGTTTATCGTATCGACGACCCGTTGTTCGACCGTTCGGAACTGGAAGATTACCGTCTGGCTTCGGTTGTGAATACATTGGATACTCATAGCACCACTATAACCACCCGTGAAACGGTACGGACGATAAAAAAGAAAAGACAGGTACAAGAGTTAATACCGGAAGAAATAGTAACCGAAGAAAATGAACCGGAAATAGCAGCTGTTCGTCAACCGGTTTCCCGGTCTGATGCTGCACCTGTTCTTATGGCTGTTAAAACTAACCTGTTGCCCTGGTGTACCGTCGCTCCTTCCATTCTTTTGGGTACGGGCGACGTGAAGATGCAGACCGGTTCCTTTATGCCGAATGTGGAGTTGGAATGGTATTTTTCCAAACGCTGGTCAGTGGCAGTGTCAGGTATGTATTCCGACTTTTCCTATAAAGATAAGACACGCGATCGTTGGTCGGTGTCGGAAATTTCGGTCGAACCCCGTGTATGGCCATTGCGTTCAGGTGAGTTTAATTGGTTGAGTACCGGACTGTTTGGTGAATACGGTGATTTTGATGTGCGGGGTAGTGATATCGATCCCGACAAAGAAGTGCTTTATGGACGTACCGGCCGTTTCTGGACAATGGGGGCTTCCATCAATTGTCTGATACCGCTAGGGAAAGGATTTTGTGTCGAGGGGAGTGTCCGGACGGGGTATCGTTCGACTTTCGATGGGAAGAAATATCGTTACGATAAAATAGACGACAAGAATTATCTGGAAACTCGCTTTTCGTCCACCGGTTTTATGGTTGGCCTGAAAGTGAGTCTGGTGTATCGTTTTCAAATCAGATAG
- a CDS encoding fimbrillin family protein, with protein sequence MKQYLYTFPVAVFLSLCAACTQADIVVPTADDGEGGSSTEKGTPLSVKNLGLSVEVESRSIVTGGPVGDAANPNPLITVGLCVTKQSSSGAVSVYASGNNTQVFTYNTQVDPAVWQLAEGEEQLLLHSDKGTVYAFSPVEKSVSLAGNPKVPLMSSIKVLDKQKFYFNDGGNPVDASTDVQWECDQDDYLYCKAATEVDRWNPDVSLTMYHALAKVSFRILETDGGSAFAGSNVKKIVLKSSVGFKKSTSAKLSLETGELSGTTTAVDELWFTADGDMRAIGTNVTDPKQVPVQAFGLVIPVTGIPVTLELTLDDNRVFTMAPVEGSSTPGTFIANWLKGNNYIYNIQMLPQGIVIADIEVAGWNDGGSTDVPVE encoded by the coding sequence ATGAAACAGTATCTATATACATTTCCGGTAGCCGTTTTCCTGTCGCTGTGTGCTGCCTGTACACAGGCGGATATCGTTGTGCCTACGGCCGATGACGGCGAAGGTGGTAGCAGCACGGAAAAGGGAACTCCTTTATCCGTAAAGAATCTGGGCTTGTCGGTAGAGGTAGAATCGAGAAGCATCGTGACGGGCGGTCCTGTCGGTGATGCGGCAAACCCTAATCCGTTGATTACAGTCGGGCTTTGTGTCACGAAACAGAGCAGTAGCGGTGCGGTGAGTGTCTATGCCAGCGGGAATAATACGCAGGTGTTTACTTACAATACGCAGGTCGATCCGGCTGTCTGGCAACTTGCGGAAGGGGAAGAACAGCTTCTTTTGCATTCGGATAAAGGAACAGTGTATGCTTTTTCGCCTGTGGAGAAGAGTGTGTCGCTGGCAGGCAATCCGAAAGTACCTTTAATGAGTAGTATAAAGGTCTTGGATAAGCAGAAGTTTTACTTCAACGATGGCGGTAATCCGGTGGATGCTTCTACCGATGTACAGTGGGAATGTGATCAGGATGATTACCTGTATTGCAAAGCTGCAACCGAGGTGGACCGCTGGAATCCGGATGTGTCGCTCACTATGTATCATGCATTGGCGAAGGTTAGTTTCCGTATTCTGGAAACGGATGGCGGTTCGGCTTTTGCGGGCAGCAATGTAAAGAAGATCGTGCTGAAAAGCAGCGTGGGTTTTAAAAAATCTACTTCCGCCAAGCTGAGTCTGGAAACGGGCGAGTTGAGTGGCACGACAACTGCCGTAGATGAATTGTGGTTCACGGCCGACGGGGATATGCGTGCCATAGGTACGAATGTAACCGATCCTAAACAGGTGCCGGTACAGGCCTTCGGGCTGGTGATCCCGGTGACGGGCATACCTGTTACGTTGGAGCTTACGCTCGACGATAACCGTGTCTTTACGATGGCTCCTGTCGAAGGAAGCAGTACTCCCGGAACTTTTATAGCCAACTGGTTGAAGGGAAACAATTATATCTATAATATTCAGATGCTTCCGCAGGGAATCGTTATAGCGGATATAGAAGTAGCCGGCTGGAACGACGGTGGTTCGACCGATGTTCCGGTAGAATAG
- a CDS encoding PDDEXK nuclease domain-containing protein, which produces MNNNTNISETKEYSLFLYEVKSRIRSAQYEAMKAVNKEMISLYWELGRRIYEQQNLLDWGRSVVENLSKDIQKEFPGIKGFGTSNLWDMARFYKEYQVDTILQPLVGEISWSKHIVIMTRCKNTQERQFYILATRKYGWTKDLLINKIELQTFEKYLLGQTNFDTTLPEELKNQAILAVKDEYSWGFTGLENEYSEEELEQSIIKNIRAFLIDFGADFSFIGNQYRLIVDNREYFIDLLLYNRRLQAMIAVELKIGEFKPEYKGKMEFYLNVLNDTVKLPHENSSIGIIICKSKSRMIVEYALKNSNLPIGVATYALSSKLPEAYREYLPDTDTIAKKLETLMNM; this is translated from the coding sequence ATGAATAATAACACAAACATTTCAGAAACAAAGGAATATTCCCTATTCCTTTATGAAGTTAAATCCCGTATTCGTTCTGCCCAATATGAAGCAATGAAAGCTGTCAATAAGGAAATGATATCTCTTTATTGGGAGTTAGGTCGGCGTATATATGAACAACAAAATCTGTTGGACTGGGGAAGATCTGTTGTAGAGAACCTTTCGAAAGATATTCAGAAAGAGTTTCCGGGGATTAAAGGGTTTGGTACTTCAAATCTTTGGGATATGGCCCGATTTTACAAAGAATATCAGGTAGATACAATTCTCCAACCATTAGTTGGAGAAATTAGCTGGTCGAAGCATATTGTTATTATGACCAGGTGTAAGAATACACAGGAACGTCAATTTTATATTTTGGCTACCCGGAAGTATGGTTGGACGAAAGATTTACTTATCAATAAGATTGAGTTGCAGACCTTTGAAAAGTATTTACTTGGACAGACTAATTTTGATACGACATTGCCCGAAGAATTAAAGAATCAGGCAATACTGGCAGTAAAAGATGAATACTCGTGGGGATTCACCGGTTTAGAAAATGAATATTCAGAAGAGGAACTGGAGCAGTCTATTATTAAAAATATCAGGGCTTTCCTGATTGATTTTGGGGCAGATTTTTCATTTATTGGCAATCAATATCGGCTCATTGTAGACAATAGAGAATATTTTATTGATCTACTGCTTTATAACAGACGATTACAGGCAATGATCGCTGTCGAGTTAAAGATAGGTGAGTTTAAACCTGAGTACAAAGGGAAGATGGAGTTTTATTTGAATGTGTTAAATGATACCGTAAAACTTCCGCATGAGAATTCCTCTATCGGTATAATTATCTGTAAGTCTAAGAGTCGCATGATTGTCGAGTATGCTTTGAAAAATTCTAACTTACCTATCGGTGTGGCTACTTATGCTCTTTCATCCAAGTTGCCGGAAGCTTATCGGGAATATCTTCCGGATACGGATACTATTGCTAAAAAGCTAGAAACTTTAATGAATATGTAA
- a CDS encoding fimbrillin family protein produces MKKIIAIATIVCLRALTACSDGNDPTLQPVAETTVCLEGAIGVSTRAVIGSGYKKDLAVCFARQDETGSGVYGTWSVSGAVRSGGAGNRPVVFDNTQLYPSDGSNIRLHGYYPAIGETDVAAGRVIFTIDGMTDVMATGPLSGNSFVPLRVCTFQHLLTQLGLVCYSDRADRWGEIVRIEVTGVHVRQQLDWLSALPALADVSSPEDIKIVAVQEIAGLSVPQVEEGGELPEAQGYILLPASSGPLQLQVATTKDGNGNAVETVSRVSVTVEGGFQAGKRHVVSLFFTDGRKIQATTVGVERWADQDAGEIPI; encoded by the coding sequence ATGAAGAAAATAATAGCGATAGCCACCATCGTTTGCCTTCGGGCACTAACCGCCTGTTCGGACGGTAACGATCCTACTTTGCAGCCGGTTGCCGAAACGACGGTATGCTTGGAAGGGGCGATCGGTGTGTCTACCCGTGCAGTGATCGGCTCCGGCTATAAAAAGGATCTGGCTGTGTGTTTTGCCCGGCAGGATGAAACCGGTTCCGGAGTGTATGGTACGTGGAGTGTATCCGGAGCTGTCCGGAGCGGTGGGGCGGGCAATCGTCCGGTCGTGTTCGATAATACGCAGCTATATCCGTCTGATGGAAGCAATATCCGGTTGCACGGTTATTATCCGGCTATCGGTGAAACGGATGTTGCGGCAGGCCGGGTGATCTTTACAATAGACGGAATGACGGATGTAATGGCGACGGGACCTTTGTCAGGCAACAGTTTTGTACCCCTGCGTGTATGTACGTTCCAACATCTGCTGACACAACTCGGTCTAGTTTGCTACAGCGACCGGGCCGACCGGTGGGGAGAGATTGTCCGGATAGAAGTAACGGGGGTACATGTCCGGCAACAACTGGACTGGCTTTCGGCTTTGCCTGCGTTAGCCGATGTTTCTTCACCGGAAGATATAAAGATTGTAGCCGTGCAGGAGATAGCCGGTCTGTCGGTTCCTCAGGTAGAGGAAGGCGGAGAGCTTCCCGAAGCGCAGGGGTATATTCTGCTCCCGGCCTCATCGGGCCCGCTACAATTGCAGGTGGCGACAACAAAGGACGGTAACGGCAATGCGGTGGAGACTGTCTCCCGTGTATCGGTAACCGTTGAGGGTGGTTTTCAGGCCGGCAAACGGCATGTCGTCTCCCTGTTTTTCACCGACGGACGGAAGATACAGGCTACAACGGTCGGTGTGGAGCGATGGGCAGATCAGGATGCCGGTGAAATTCCGATTTAA
- a CDS encoding fimbrillin family protein: MKQVCMCAALLAAVVSGCSSSEEGTLQTTEIRVGATVSGAITKAPVVTGDSFTAAITAIEGTQPPASWTAAVAWQNSITLVASETAAGTSVPLNVSKVYPATGNVYMAAWHPEIASVSGVVTFQKTGTEDVMYGGIVSGNKDVPAGAFTFTHALTQLNFQVQASDGYLGANPDKKISKIEVVDAAYPKTMTIADGVVTYETAATLAVPGVTAPIQLTKEVTKVGEPFMVKALDGVKVKVTYEGGTTSKEINIIDASTQAGLNALAGNSHLVTLSFLKTGEVAIEGTATVAPWQVGASGNGMVTE, from the coding sequence ATGAAACAAGTTTGTATGTGTGCCGCTCTTTTGGCGGCAGTGGTATCCGGTTGTTCCTCTTCTGAAGAGGGAACTCTTCAAACCACAGAGATCAGGGTGGGAGCCACTGTGAGCGGAGCGATCACCAAGGCTCCGGTTGTTACGGGCGATTCGTTTACGGCCGCTATCACAGCTATTGAAGGGACTCAGCCGCCTGCATCATGGACGGCTGCTGTTGCCTGGCAGAACAGTATCACGCTGGTAGCGTCCGAAACAGCGGCAGGAACATCGGTTCCTTTGAATGTATCGAAGGTGTATCCGGCCACAGGAAATGTATATATGGCGGCCTGGCATCCGGAAATCGCTTCCGTATCAGGGGTAGTGACTTTTCAGAAGACGGGTACGGAAGATGTGATGTACGGTGGCATTGTGAGTGGAAATAAAGATGTTCCCGCAGGTGCATTTACGTTCACCCATGCATTGACGCAACTGAACTTTCAGGTACAGGCTTCGGATGGTTACCTGGGGGCGAATCCGGATAAGAAGATATCTAAAATAGAAGTCGTAGACGCTGCTTATCCGAAGACGATGACGATTGCCGATGGTGTCGTAACTTATGAGACTGCGGCTACCCTGGCTGTTCCGGGTGTTACTGCTCCTATTCAACTGACCAAAGAAGTGACGAAGGTCGGCGAGCCTTTTATGGTGAAGGCTCTCGATGGTGTGAAAGTAAAAGTGACTTATGAAGGTGGTACAACCAGTAAAGAAATTAATATCATAGACGCTTCTACCCAGGCAGGACTGAATGCCTTGGCCGGCAATTCGCATCTGGTGACCCTATCCTTTTTGAAAACAGGTGAAGTTGCTATCGAAGGGACAGCAACAGTCGCTCCCTGGCAGGTAGGCGCTTCCGGCAACGGGATGGTGACAGAGTAA